One segment of Polyangiaceae bacterium DNA contains the following:
- a CDS encoding SH3 domain-containing protein: MARLFRSALFASLLFAVGACGGGDDGGGPASTGGSGGAATGGAAGGGTGGTAGGATGGASGAASGGASSGGAVGSGGAVGSGGAASDPCPRVKVEVSAGSTLNVRPTPSTAQAPIGTLGAGEIVQVLAQVQGEAVNSNTLWFNIATPLLNGFISAEFATCTQEIPPPPPAMY; encoded by the coding sequence GTGGCACGCTTGTTTCGTTCGGCACTCTTTGCATCACTACTTTTCGCGGTCGGCGCGTGCGGCGGCGGGGACGACGGGGGTGGGCCGGCGAGCACTGGGGGAAGCGGCGGCGCGGCGACCGGTGGTGCTGCGGGCGGAGGCACCGGCGGCACAGCAGGCGGAGCGACGGGTGGAGCTTCGGGAGCCGCTAGCGGTGGAGCTTCGAGCGGCGGCGCCGTTGGTAGCGGTGGCGCGGTCGGCAGCGGTGGCGCCGCGTCCGATCCGTGTCCGCGCGTGAAGGTCGAAGTGAGCGCGGGCTCCACGCTCAACGTGCGACCCACGCCCTCCACCGCGCAGGCACCCATTGGCACACTGGGCGCTGGTGAGATCGTCCAAGTGCTCGCGCAGGTCCAAGGCGAAGCCGTCAACAGCAACACGCTTTGGTTCAACATCGCGACGCCATTGCTCAACGGTTTCATCTCGGCCGAGTTCGCCACCTGCACCCAAGAGATCCCGCCCCCGCCCCCGGCGATGTACTAG
- a CDS encoding M48 family metalloprotease, which yields MAKSSLFVRALIAVVLLLGFYVLALGIGLGLLTAAYGLFDASIKGAFACAALGGTVLWALLPRRDRFQAPGPEITEVDNPELFAVIRKVAKATAQEMPSDVYLVPDVNAFVTQRGGVMGFFSKRVMGLGLPLLTLLTVSELEAVLAHEFGHYHGGDTRLGPWIYNTRAAIARTVISLAHSGSTVIRKPFEWYGILFLRVTHAISRSQELAADALAARVVGPEHLIAGLKVVHGGGAAYQTFLRTEYGPVIEAGYLAPLAEGFHRFMMGEKLRGAIDRFVDEEIEFGQSNAYDTHPPLNQRIGALEGLAKGEVEPDRRRAIELVGDPELEAELIFSVEGRGLKRLDWSRVAERVQLPRWRTQSSAVAIQLSACTLGELPMSYRGLSQLAARILKGEVSEMPDREAHFGAEMAGAAVCATLCHHGWQLQSRVGRPVVLRRGEIKLRPFRDFHRVVDGQLSATKLKRRLVDAGVADLRVVRNSVRPGVTAATAKR from the coding sequence GTGGCGAAATCGTCCTTGTTCGTGCGGGCACTGATTGCCGTCGTGCTCCTGCTCGGGTTCTACGTGCTCGCGTTGGGCATCGGTTTGGGGTTGCTGACTGCGGCCTATGGTCTGTTCGACGCAAGCATCAAGGGCGCGTTCGCTTGTGCGGCGCTGGGGGGAACCGTGCTGTGGGCGCTGTTGCCGCGACGGGATCGCTTCCAGGCGCCTGGACCTGAGATCACGGAAGTCGACAATCCTGAACTGTTCGCCGTCATCCGCAAGGTGGCGAAAGCGACCGCGCAGGAAATGCCAAGCGACGTCTACTTGGTCCCAGACGTGAATGCATTCGTGACGCAGCGCGGGGGAGTGATGGGATTCTTCAGCAAGCGCGTCATGGGCCTGGGCCTGCCGCTGCTCACTTTGCTGACCGTGTCGGAACTCGAGGCGGTGCTAGCCCACGAGTTTGGTCACTATCACGGCGGCGATACGCGACTCGGGCCGTGGATCTACAATACCAGGGCCGCCATCGCGCGCACCGTCATCTCCCTCGCCCACAGCGGCAGCACGGTGATTCGCAAGCCCTTCGAGTGGTACGGCATCCTGTTCTTGAGAGTGACCCACGCCATCTCGCGCAGCCAAGAGCTGGCCGCGGACGCTCTGGCAGCCCGAGTGGTCGGTCCCGAACACTTGATCGCGGGTCTGAAGGTGGTGCACGGTGGTGGCGCGGCGTATCAGACGTTCCTGCGAACTGAGTACGGGCCCGTGATCGAAGCCGGATACCTCGCGCCGCTGGCCGAGGGATTCCACCGCTTCATGATGGGGGAGAAGTTGCGCGGCGCCATCGATCGCTTCGTCGACGAAGAGATCGAGTTCGGACAGTCCAACGCCTACGACACCCATCCTCCCCTAAATCAACGCATTGGCGCTCTGGAAGGTCTGGCGAAGGGCGAGGTCGAACCGGACCGTCGCCGAGCCATCGAACTCGTCGGTGATCCGGAGCTGGAAGCGGAGCTGATCTTCTCCGTGGAGGGGCGGGGCCTGAAGCGGCTGGATTGGTCGCGGGTAGCGGAACGCGTGCAGCTGCCTCGCTGGCGAACGCAATCGTCTGCCGTGGCCATCCAGCTTTCCGCCTGCACTCTCGGCGAGCTGCCTATGTCTTATCGAGGGCTTTCTCAGCTGGCCGCCAGGATCCTGAAAGGGGAGGTCAGCGAAATGCCAGACCGCGAGGCTCACTTCGGCGCAGAGATGGCCGGAGCCGCGGTGTGCGCCACGTTGTGTCACCACGGCTGGCAGTTGCAGAGTCGCGTGGGACGACCAGTCGTTTTGCGCCGAGGCGAGATCAAGCTCAGGCCCTTTCGGGACTTTCACAGGGTCGTCGACGGTCAGCTCAGCGCGACGAAGTTGAAACGACGTTTGGTGGACGCTGGCGTCGCCGACCTGCGTGTCGTGCGAAACTCCGTGCGCCCAGGTGTGACGGCCGCCACCGCGAAACGCTAG
- a CDS encoding MYXO-CTERM sorting domain-containing protein, with translation MRRFIVSQFHRSHGFSAGGVVPRVAVCALLASAAALTTTQAHATTYKVGPSQTYKQLSAVAPLLKPSDIVEVDGDATYTGGVIFDQPGSPAAKITIRGVPKNGKRPVISGGTNTIEARANYYVFEGLELTGGSFRCFFHHANDITLRNSVIHDCAKHGVLGADQDSGSLLMEYVEVYNCGGGTQDHQIYMATDEATYPKSVFRMQYCYVHDANGGNNVKSRAERNEIYYNWVEGALYHELELIGPDGGNPALAREDSDVVGNVLVKDKTSFVVRFGGDGTGETDGRYRFVNNTVITQPGGSAVFRLFDGLQSIEMHNNVFWATGSGNVNVVRSVEAQWTQGNALIAGSNNWVKTGASNIPSEWTGTLSGAAPGFGNAAAFDFHPTMTAPVVDKGASALTGPSGYAFPSPLAAPAYHPPDRQLLALGAAVARPKVGVIDIGAYEYGVGAGGTGGTGGTGGTGGTGGAGGSGGTTASGGGAGTAGSAGNGGVAGASSGGASNAGAGGAVASGGGTAGGASGSTASGGASGSTSKSDSGDDGGCGCRTAGGSGRSHTSLIWPALALLLGLRRRRRSTRPRTAA, from the coding sequence ATGCGTCGTTTCATCGTGTCGCAGTTCCATCGAAGCCACGGGTTCTCTGCAGGCGGGGTGGTGCCGCGCGTGGCGGTTTGCGCGTTGCTGGCTAGTGCGGCAGCGCTGACGACGACCCAGGCGCACGCCACGACCTACAAGGTGGGACCGAGCCAGACCTACAAGCAGCTCTCGGCGGTGGCTCCGCTGCTCAAACCCAGCGACATCGTGGAGGTGGATGGTGACGCGACCTACACTGGCGGCGTGATCTTCGATCAGCCGGGTTCGCCTGCGGCCAAGATCACGATCCGAGGCGTGCCGAAGAACGGCAAGCGCCCGGTCATCAGTGGCGGCACGAACACGATCGAGGCGCGCGCGAACTACTACGTCTTCGAGGGGCTCGAGCTCACCGGTGGTTCGTTTCGCTGCTTCTTCCACCACGCCAACGACATCACCTTGCGCAACTCGGTGATCCACGACTGTGCGAAGCACGGCGTGTTGGGCGCCGATCAGGACTCGGGTTCGCTGCTGATGGAATACGTCGAGGTCTACAACTGCGGCGGTGGCACCCAAGATCACCAGATCTACATGGCCACGGATGAAGCCACGTATCCGAAGAGCGTGTTCCGCATGCAGTACTGCTACGTGCACGATGCCAACGGCGGCAACAACGTGAAGTCCCGCGCCGAGCGCAACGAGATCTACTACAACTGGGTCGAAGGCGCCCTCTATCACGAGCTCGAGCTGATCGGGCCCGATGGCGGCAACCCAGCGCTCGCTCGCGAAGACTCGGACGTCGTGGGCAACGTCTTGGTCAAGGACAAGACCAGCTTCGTCGTGCGCTTTGGGGGAGATGGCACGGGCGAGACGGACGGACGCTACCGCTTCGTCAACAACACCGTCATCACCCAGCCGGGAGGCAGCGCGGTGTTTCGGTTGTTCGACGGTCTGCAGAGCATCGAGATGCACAACAACGTCTTCTGGGCCACCGGCAGCGGCAACGTCAACGTGGTGCGCAGCGTCGAAGCGCAGTGGACCCAAGGCAACGCTCTCATCGCGGGCAGCAACAACTGGGTCAAGACCGGCGCCAGCAACATTCCAAGCGAGTGGACCGGCACCCTGAGCGGAGCTGCGCCGGGATTCGGCAACGCGGCGGCCTTCGACTTCCATCCAACCATGACCGCGCCGGTCGTGGACAAGGGCGCATCCGCGCTGACGGGACCGAGCGGCTACGCCTTTCCGTCGCCCCTCGCTGCACCCGCATACCATCCACCCGATCGACAGCTGCTCGCCCTTGGCGCAGCGGTGGCGCGGCCGAAGGTCGGCGTGATCGACATCGGCGCGTACGAGTATGGCGTCGGCGCAGGTGGCACGGGAGGAACTGGTGGCACTGGTGGTACTGGCGGAACGGGCGGCGCCGGTGGAAGTGGTGGAACCACGGCGAGCGGCGGCGGCGCGGGCACCGCGGGCAGCGCGGGCAACGGTGGCGTTGCTGGAGCTTCGAGTGGCGGCGCGTCGAACGCCGGCGCGGGTGGCGCGGTTGCAAGCGGTGGAGGGACGGCAGGTGGCGCTAGCGGCTCGACGGCGTCAGGTGGCGCTAGCGGCTCGACGAGCAAGAGCGACAGTGGCGATGACGGCGGCTGCGGCTGTCGAACCGCGGGCGGCAGTGGGCGATCGCACACGTCCTTGATTTGGCCTGCGCTCGCGCTGCTGCTGGGTTTGCGCCGACGACGTCGGTCCACGCGGCCAAGGACTGCCGCCTAG
- a CDS encoding SGNH/GDSL hydrolase family protein yields MSHVALLGDSVFDNRSYTGGEPDVVTHLRALLPAPWQATLYAVDGTTTIDLGRQLDSLRDHVSHVVLSVGGNDALLNADLLDLPVRSTAQALELFQVRLSDFAANYRNALEAVSSLGRPTTICTIYNGNLAPPEGARARVALALFNDVILRGALELGSNLIDLRLVCTEPSDFANPIEPSGSGGRKIARAIAHALKLGEGTHSIGVTAG; encoded by the coding sequence ATGTCTCACGTGGCTCTGCTCGGCGATTCCGTGTTCGACAATCGAAGCTACACGGGCGGTGAGCCTGACGTCGTCACACATCTTCGCGCCCTCCTGCCCGCACCGTGGCAGGCGACGCTGTACGCGGTAGATGGCACGACCACGATCGACTTGGGAAGACAGCTCGATTCGCTACGCGATCATGTCAGCCATGTCGTCCTCTCGGTTGGCGGCAACGATGCCCTGCTCAATGCCGACCTGCTCGATCTGCCGGTTAGGTCTACTGCGCAAGCCCTGGAACTATTCCAAGTGCGGCTGTCCGACTTCGCCGCCAACTATCGCAACGCACTGGAGGCGGTCTCGTCCCTTGGCCGGCCAACGACGATCTGCACCATCTACAACGGCAACCTTGCACCACCAGAGGGCGCTCGGGCCCGGGTTGCGTTGGCACTCTTCAACGACGTCATCCTGCGCGGTGCGCTGGAGCTCGGGTCGAACCTGATCGATCTTCGCCTCGTCTGCACGGAGCCTTCCGACTTCGCGAATCCGATAGAACCGTCGGGCTCAGGCGGCAGAAAGATCGCGCGCGCCATCGCACATGCTCTGAAGCTTGGCGAAGGCACGCACAGCATCGGCGTGACGGCCGGCTAG
- a CDS encoding DUF3592 domain-containing protein, translating into MAEKVTVPFAIVPFLFGFGLLLSSAIPLFFAFNPAMDSETTAAVSNIQGGFTQGGNSRCSVDAAFTVGGRTYTAHSLDASGANCKLALGDPLVVQYNAANPARNQIKSNSMPWLGGGLAVGGLLLLMLGIVLVLWPRRRR; encoded by the coding sequence ATGGCCGAGAAAGTCACTGTCCCTTTCGCGATCGTCCCGTTCCTATTCGGCTTCGGCCTTTTGCTCAGCAGCGCGATTCCGTTGTTCTTCGCCTTCAATCCGGCGATGGACTCAGAAACGACGGCGGCGGTCAGCAACATCCAAGGCGGCTTCACACAGGGTGGCAACTCCCGCTGCAGCGTCGATGCGGCGTTCACCGTGGGCGGCCGGACCTACACCGCCCACTCCCTCGATGCCTCGGGCGCCAACTGCAAGCTCGCGCTCGGCGACCCGCTCGTCGTCCAGTACAACGCCGCCAATCCCGCGCGTAACCAAATCAAGTCGAACTCCATGCCTTGGCTCGGAGGCGGTCTCGCGGTCGGCGGACTGCTACTGCTCATGCTCGGCATCGTGCTCGTGCTCTGGCCGCGTCGCAGGCGCTAG
- a CDS encoding DUF4259 domain-containing protein, whose product MGAWGTGVFDSEAALGWFGDLRMSAYPLFAIRLLLDKFAGEGSAGDELLLAATVMAAVAGEVHPKLETDSEYSAWLTEAPFDFDAQLAREMRADLELLVDPNRSRAAEQRLEGEFPAPAWFHEVERVGASLDRVLGRPIGALPRVAVRRHFGTLDSG is encoded by the coding sequence ATGGGCGCATGGGGCACGGGCGTTTTTGACAGTGAAGCGGCACTCGGTTGGTTCGGTGATCTGCGGATGTCGGCCTACCCGCTGTTCGCGATTCGCCTGCTACTCGACAAGTTCGCTGGGGAGGGGTCGGCAGGCGACGAGTTGCTGCTTGCAGCCACGGTGATGGCAGCCGTGGCGGGCGAAGTTCACCCGAAGCTCGAGACAGACTCCGAGTACAGCGCATGGCTGACGGAAGCGCCTTTTGACTTCGACGCCCAGCTGGCAAGAGAGATGCGCGCCGATCTCGAGTTGCTGGTCGACCCGAACCGATCGAGAGCGGCCGAGCAACGGCTGGAGGGTGAGTTCCCGGCACCCGCTTGGTTTCACGAAGTAGAGCGCGTTGGGGCGTCGCTCGACCGGGTTCTCGGACGCCCGATCGGTGCGCTACCACGCGTGGCGGTTCGCAGGCACTTTGGCACCCTGGATTCCGGCTGA
- a CDS encoding DUF4303 domain-containing protein gives MNRLVELTAAVTRDAITDLFRAHASEHFYYVSLVCSWAPPFLSAWSVEALARAAQAQSCDPLMLKWSYADSPYCAYRQDLFDGLREHFESHCSSLHAEANDRVELAVRVAELVMARLDSEGLFGKGVARNQIVVGAEVMPPDWTNTERLQRLNPDAALYDWLQEAAEPCPD, from the coding sequence ATGAACAGACTCGTCGAGCTCACCGCGGCAGTGACTCGCGACGCGATCACCGATCTCTTCCGCGCGCACGCTTCGGAGCACTTCTACTACGTCAGCCTGGTCTGCTCTTGGGCGCCACCCTTCTTGAGCGCGTGGTCCGTCGAGGCGCTGGCTCGAGCAGCGCAGGCCCAAAGCTGCGATCCGCTGATGCTCAAGTGGTCCTACGCGGACTCTCCCTACTGCGCGTACCGGCAAGACTTGTTCGATGGCCTGCGAGAACATTTCGAGTCCCACTGCTCATCGTTGCATGCGGAGGCGAACGATCGAGTGGAACTCGCGGTGCGAGTTGCCGAACTCGTCATGGCTCGCCTGGATTCAGAGGGTCTGTTTGGGAAAGGCGTCGCGCGGAACCAGATCGTAGTCGGCGCCGAGGTGATGCCGCCCGATTGGACCAACACCGAACGCTTGCAACGCCTGAACCCTGACGCGGCATTGTACGACTGGTTGCAAGAGGCGGCCGAGCCGTGCCCCGACTAG
- a CDS encoding alpha/beta hydrolase-fold protein, with the protein MQALSVAGTKNPAYFYRPQRIVASPQRIVASPQRSASPQPLVVYLHGACAYPDWECPFFTGASSSAWLLCPPAAAPCEGGGVMWAGSTTSLAGAVERGVVALEPKARGVDLERRAIIGFSLGGPSALRIALHEPGRWQRLMVVNANVIPSPAQLKKAGIERVALVAGELDPVAPKLRRGASWLARQHVDARYFVIAKMGHYYDSRSTQQFQEPLAWLMADWHR; encoded by the coding sequence ATGCAGGCGCTGTCCGTCGCCGGTACGAAGAACCCGGCATACTTCTACCGCCCGCAGCGGATCGTCGCGTCGCCGCAGCGGATCGTCGCGTCGCCGCAGCGGAGCGCGTCGCCGCAGCCGCTCGTCGTGTATCTTCACGGCGCGTGCGCCTATCCCGATTGGGAGTGTCCCTTCTTCACGGGCGCGTCGTCGTCGGCGTGGTTGCTCTGCCCGCCCGCCGCTGCGCCGTGTGAAGGCGGAGGCGTCATGTGGGCGGGGTCGACGACGAGCTTGGCCGGAGCGGTCGAACGTGGCGTGGTCGCCCTCGAGCCAAAGGCACGCGGCGTCGACCTCGAGCGCCGCGCCATCATCGGCTTCTCCTTGGGTGGACCCTCGGCGCTTCGCATCGCACTTCACGAGCCGGGCCGCTGGCAGCGGCTGATGGTGGTCAACGCCAACGTGATCCCGAGCCCCGCGCAGCTGAAGAAGGCGGGCATCGAGCGCGTGGCGCTGGTCGCCGGTGAACTCGATCCCGTGGCTCCCAAGCTTCGCCGCGGCGCATCTTGGCTTGCGCGCCAGCACGTCGACGCTCGCTACTTCGTCATCGCGAAGATGGGGCACTACTACGATTCGCGCAGCACACAGCAGTTCCAAGAGCCACTGGCTTGGCTCATGGCGGACTGGCACCGATAG
- a CDS encoding alpha/beta fold hydrolase, producing the protein MKPHRSSWLALCSFITLVGCGAGTPTSSAPPRSDEHRSDVPQTVPKLHFHPCGGDAPAGAECATMPAPLSYDAPDGDTLDVAIMRIRSAPPSSARTQLWYLAGGPGGAGTSLIGLLHKRYAASWPNADLYTIDHRGTGGTSRLSCPKQEAPESPGGIGIRPEEGAGCVEALQASQGPRLPHLNVSNSARDLERAMRAVETQGARVFIWGNSYGTYWAFRFLGLFPKAVDGAFLEALVPPNASYRSFDYWMNETGMKLMERCAKEPGCAAHFKGSPVDVARALPARLEAGHCSALSLPVRVSWFLGSMLYDHDLRGLLPLLVRLVDRCNEHDVARLRRIYGATFGNRGMLTAGDFSAPSYAHVVLSELWGGAPPGGESLDAVASTCLFCPGDRAEMDQGRSKWPTYPVEAPPEVNYKGPLWLLQGNLDPAIPPALPAALESKLRGPSQHYIAFPFGAHTLTGKTRAEPGDCALGLLTRFLADPTQAPETACVAKSPAPPLPDGPPGLAAALLGPGDAWSGE; encoded by the coding sequence GTGAAACCGCATCGCTCCAGTTGGCTTGCCCTGTGCTCCTTCATCACGCTGGTCGGCTGTGGTGCTGGGACTCCCACTAGCTCGGCACCGCCACGGAGCGACGAGCACCGCAGCGACGTGCCGCAAACAGTTCCGAAGCTCCACTTCCATCCCTGTGGTGGCGACGCGCCGGCGGGTGCGGAGTGCGCGACGATGCCAGCTCCGCTGTCCTACGATGCGCCCGACGGCGACACGCTGGACGTCGCGATCATGCGCATTCGCAGCGCGCCTCCGTCGTCCGCACGCACCCAGCTCTGGTATCTTGCCGGCGGGCCGGGCGGCGCAGGCACCAGCCTCATCGGGCTGCTGCACAAGCGCTATGCCGCAAGCTGGCCGAACGCGGACCTCTACACGATTGACCATCGCGGCACGGGCGGCACGAGCCGACTCTCTTGTCCGAAGCAAGAGGCCCCAGAGTCGCCGGGGGGTATCGGCATTCGTCCGGAGGAGGGAGCCGGCTGTGTGGAGGCTCTGCAGGCATCTCAGGGGCCGCGTCTGCCACATCTGAACGTCAGCAACTCGGCGCGGGATCTCGAGCGCGCGATGCGTGCCGTCGAGACGCAAGGTGCGCGCGTCTTCATTTGGGGCAACTCCTACGGAACGTACTGGGCGTTCCGCTTCCTCGGGCTCTTTCCCAAGGCAGTGGATGGTGCGTTCTTGGAAGCCCTCGTTCCTCCGAACGCTTCCTATCGTTCGTTCGACTATTGGATGAACGAGACGGGCATGAAGCTGATGGAACGATGCGCGAAAGAGCCCGGCTGCGCCGCCCACTTCAAAGGAAGCCCGGTCGACGTCGCACGCGCGCTGCCCGCGCGACTGGAAGCGGGACACTGCTCGGCCCTCAGCCTACCCGTGCGGGTTTCGTGGTTCCTCGGCAGCATGCTCTACGATCACGATCTCCGCGGTTTGCTGCCGCTGCTCGTGCGCTTGGTCGATCGCTGCAATGAGCACGACGTCGCGCGACTGCGGCGGATTTATGGGGCGACGTTCGGGAATCGCGGCATGCTCACGGCCGGGGATTTCTCAGCTCCTTCGTACGCGCACGTGGTGCTGTCGGAGCTCTGGGGTGGTGCACCGCCTGGTGGAGAGAGTCTCGACGCAGTGGCATCGACCTGCCTCTTTTGTCCCGGTGACCGCGCGGAGATGGACCAGGGTCGATCCAAGTGGCCGACCTATCCCGTCGAAGCCCCGCCCGAAGTGAACTACAAGGGCCCGCTCTGGTTGCTCCAGGGAAACCTCGACCCCGCGATTCCGCCTGCACTTCCCGCCGCCCTGGAGTCCAAACTCCGAGGGCCTTCACAGCACTACATCGCGTTTCCATTTGGGGCGCACACGTTGACAGGAAAGACACGGGCTGAACCCGGCGACTGCGCTCTCGGCCTGCTCACGAGGTTTCTCGCGGATCCAACGCAGGCGCCCGAGACGGCCTGCGTGGCCAAGTCGCCCGCGCCGCCGCTCCCCGATGGGCCGCCCGGCCTCGCCGCTGCGCTCCTCGGCCCTGGTGACGCCTGGTCAGGCGAATAG
- a CDS encoding IS66 family transposase — translation MVPPPDDHDCGWKAYAHAQQAQLEELSAKLQTVTEKLAELERRKRGHRSERRKPAKMPPPTPKPSDTARSRGAPIHDAQLESETIPVPVPPQLCRCPECGNDKLRRVGKGKPSTVYEWIPGRFRRRIFQRETLSCRCGFIVTAPAPERVGEKTRYAPSFIAHLIVNKCGDTNPQYRLEKAYKNLGIPISRSTMCSLLHRGAGELRPLYDAMLRHVPEAEDVHADETSARQQGLDKRAYMWTFVTPTFVVYRYATTRSGSVPEAVLGDSQGRLVVDQYTGYNKVTAPGRRLRAGCLAHARRKIFEQSEHPETTEALDLIGEIYKLEASAKAAGILGTPAHLQMRIDKTRPLFAKLLCWGRRHRGGFPPRSGMAKAIRYLLKNFRELGVFLRHPTIPPDNNVAEASLRRIALGRSNYLFYGHEDAGQNFAVLYSLVASCEKHGVNAIDYLADVLIRVQSHPANRIDELLPHKWRPPDSPGA, via the coding sequence TTGGTTCCGCCTCCCGACGATCACGACTGTGGCTGGAAGGCCTATGCGCACGCGCAGCAAGCTCAACTCGAAGAGCTGAGCGCGAAGCTCCAGACGGTCACTGAAAAGCTCGCCGAGCTCGAGCGGCGTAAGCGGGGCCATCGCAGTGAGCGGCGCAAACCGGCGAAGATGCCACCGCCGACCCCCAAGCCAAGCGACACGGCCAGAAGCCGTGGCGCTCCCATTCACGACGCGCAACTCGAGTCCGAGACGATCCCTGTGCCGGTCCCTCCGCAGCTGTGCCGCTGTCCGGAGTGCGGCAACGACAAGCTGCGACGTGTTGGCAAAGGCAAGCCCTCGACCGTCTACGAATGGATCCCGGGGCGTTTCCGTCGTCGGATCTTCCAGCGTGAAACGCTGTCGTGTCGTTGTGGCTTCATCGTCACCGCTCCAGCGCCCGAGCGAGTCGGGGAAAAGACACGCTACGCCCCGAGCTTCATCGCGCACCTCATCGTCAACAAGTGCGGCGACACCAACCCGCAGTATCGACTGGAGAAGGCCTACAAGAATCTGGGCATTCCGATCTCGCGCAGCACGATGTGCTCGCTCTTGCATCGCGGCGCTGGCGAGTTGCGGCCGCTGTACGACGCCATGCTGCGTCACGTGCCCGAAGCCGAAGACGTCCACGCGGACGAGACCAGTGCTCGACAGCAAGGCCTCGACAAGCGCGCATACATGTGGACCTTCGTCACGCCGACCTTCGTCGTGTATCGCTACGCCACGACTCGCAGCGGTAGCGTACCGGAGGCGGTGCTTGGAGATTCCCAAGGTCGCCTCGTCGTCGACCAGTACACCGGGTACAACAAGGTCACGGCACCGGGGCGCCGCCTCCGTGCAGGATGCTTGGCTCATGCACGGCGAAAGATCTTCGAGCAGTCCGAGCACCCCGAAACCACTGAAGCCCTGGACTTGATCGGCGAGATCTACAAGCTCGAGGCCAGTGCCAAAGCCGCAGGCATCCTCGGCACGCCTGCACACCTGCAGATGCGCATCGACAAGACCCGGCCCCTCTTTGCCAAGCTGCTTTGCTGGGGCCGCCGACACCGCGGAGGCTTTCCTCCGCGCTCGGGCATGGCCAAGGCCATCCGCTACCTGCTCAAAAACTTTCGCGAGCTTGGCGTGTTCCTGCGACACCCGACGATCCCGCCGGACAACAACGTTGCCGAAGCATCTCTCAGGCGCATCGCTTTGGGCCGCTCCAACTACCTTTTCTACGGGCACGAGGACGCCGGTCAGAACTTCGCGGTGCTCTACTCCCTGGTGGCGAGCTGCGAAAAGCACGGCGTCAACGCCATCGACTACCTGGCCGACGTCCTCATCCGCGTGCAGTCTCACCCTGCCAACCGAATCGACGAACTCCTGCCACACAAGTGGCGGCCCCCCGACTCGCCCGGGGCATAG